A single genomic interval of Plodia interpunctella isolate USDA-ARS_2022_Savannah chromosome 16, ilPloInte3.2, whole genome shotgun sequence harbors:
- the LOC128676362 gene encoding DDB1- and CUL4-associated factor 13 → MSKVKVKVISRNPDDYLRATKRDIHKLPRNYDPSLHPLEAPREYVRALNAVKLERVFAKPFIGNLDGHSDGVSSLAKHPSRLAVLASGAFDGEIRLWDLALRKCTRNFIAHEGWVRSICFTPNGETFTSVGDDKTIKTWKSVVQTSEDEDPVNTLLSMSVVSGVTHHRSKPIFATCGEHCQLWEKTRNEPIKVFKWGVDSLHHVAFNQVEDNLLASCASDRSIILYDCRESGPLRKVVMELRSNSLAWNPMEAFIFTVANEDYNLYTFDVRKLKQPVNIHMGHTSAVIDVDYAPTGRELVSGSYDKTVRIFESLKGNSRDVYHTKRMQRLTCVKWTLDNKYILSGSDEMNIRMWKARASEKLGVLKPRERTALNYSEALKEKFANHPQIRRIARHRHVPKHVYNAQKELKTIKEKNKRKEANRRAHSKPGAVPFVPERQKHIVKEDE, encoded by the exons atgtcaaaagtaAAAGTTAAGGTTATAAGTCGCAATCCAGATGACTATTTGCGTGCTACAAAAAGGGACATACataaat tgcCCAGAAATTATGATCCTAGTCTTCATCCCCTAGAAGCTCCCCGAGAATATGTTAGAGCTTTAAATGCAGTAAAATTGGAAAGAGTATTTGCTAAGCCTTTTATTGGTAACTTAGATGGTCATTCTGATGGCGTGTCAAGCTTAGCAAAACATCCAAGTAGGCTCGCAGTGTTAGCCAGTGGTGCTTTTGATGGAGAAATTCGTCTCTGGGACTTGGCATTGCGTAAATGTACTCGAAACTTTATAGCCCATGAAGGGTGGGTACGATCAATTTGTTTCACACCAAATGGGGAAACATTTACAAGTGTTGGAGatgacaaaacaataaaaacttggaAGTCTGTGGTGCAGACTTCAGAAGATGAAGACCCAGTGAATACATTACTAAGTATGTCTGTAGTAAGTGGTGTTACCCACCACAGATCCAAGCCAATATTTGCAACATGTGGAGAGCATTGTCAGCTATGGGAAAAAACTAGAAATGAACCAATTAAAGTTTTCAAATGGGGTGTTGACAGTCTACATCATGTGGCTTTTAACCAG GTAGAGGATAACTTGCTAGCTTCTTGTGCAAGTGATAGAAGTATAATATTGTACGACTGTCGTGAATCAGGCCCTCTGAGGAAAGTTGTGATGGAACTCAGATCAAATTCCCTAGCTTGGAATCCTATGGAAGCATTTATATTCACTGTAGCAAATGAAGATTATAA CTTGTACACATTTGATGTAAGAAAACTGAAACAACCTGTAAATATTCACATGGGGCATACATCTGCTGTGATTGACGTTGACTATGCCCCAACAGGCCGGGAATTAGTCTCAGGAAGTTATGACAAAACAGTTCGCATTTTTGAGAGCTTGAAAGGCAACTCAAGGGATGTTTACCATACAAAGAGGATGCAGAGACTGACTTGTGTCAAATGGACTTTGGACAATAAGTACATCTTATCTGGTTCTGATGAAATGAACATCAGAATGTGGAAAGCAAGAGCTTCTGAGAAATTGGGTGTT CTGAAACCACGCGAGCGGACTGCTCTTAATTACTCAGAAGCTTTGAAGGAGAAATTCGCGAATCACCCACAAATAAGACGGATTGCTCGGCATAGGCACGTACCGAAACACGTGTATAATGCACAGAAAGAGCTCAAGACAATTAAAGAGAAGAACAAGAGGAAGGAAGCAAACAGACGAGCGCACAGCAAGCCTGGTGCTGTTCCATTTGTGCCAGAAAGACAGAAACACATTGTCAAGGAAGATGAgtga
- the LOC128676363 gene encoding kelch domain-containing protein 3-like, giving the protein MRWTIHIEGGPMRVNHAAVCIGDKVYSFGGYCSSEEYKDWEPIPVHVLNTETLRWAAVNYLKNDLVPFQRYGHTAVPYGDKVFMWGGRNNSVACETLSVFDTKTLEWTAPNVSGTVPYAKDGHSACVIKNKMFIFGGFEYLTDQYSQEVHCLDMDTLRWTFIDAPGDVPSHRDFHTAVSVGDRMYVFGGRGDLNSPHNSLEEVYCPQVFYLDTKELKWVVMKPTGTWPEGRRSHSAWVHNGYMYIFGGFNGNTKTHFNDLFRYSIEGNYWQEINVLGSVPCKRRRQASLLYEDKVYLFGGSSPCPHTNNRAIDFNDAERLIDNSDLHVLDYSPSLKTLSILCVLKHNLDQTTLPRDIVRDIQLMVLPNRISRPINQAG; this is encoded by the exons atgcgatGGACAATACACATAGAAGGTGGACCGATGCGCGTAAATCATGCAGCTGTCTGTATTGGAGATAAAGTTTACTCTTTTGGTGGTTACTGTTCTTCTGAAGAATACAAGGACTGGGAACCTATCCCAGTTCATGTCCTGAATACTGAAACATTACGATGGGCAGCCGTAAACTATTTAAAGAATGATCTTGTCCCATTCCAAAGATATGGGCACACTGCGGTACCATACGGAGACAAG GTTTTCATGTGGGGAGGGAGAAACAATTCAGTAGCATGTGAAACCCTATCAGTTTTTGACACAAAAACTCTTGAGTGGACAGCCCCAAATGTTTCAGGAACGGTTCCTTATGCAAAAGATGGTCATTCTGCTTGTGTGATAAAGAACAAAATGTTCATCTTTGGTGGTTTTGAGTACCTCACTGATCAGTATTCCCAAGAGGTCCATTGTTTGGACATGGACACACTTCGCTGGACATTTATTGATGCTCCTGGTGATGTACCATCCCATCGTGATTTCCATACTGCAGTTTCTGTTGGTGACCGAATGTATGTGTTTGGAGGTAGAGGTGATCTGAATAGTCCTCATAACTCCCTGGAAGAAGTGTACTGCCCTCaagtattttatctagatACTAAAGAGTTGAAGTGGGTAGTCATGAAGCCTACTGGGACATGGCCTGAAGGCAGACGCAGTCACTCTGCAT gGGTACACAAtggttatatgtatatttttggtgGCTTCAATGGAAACACAAAAACACATTTCAATGACTTATTTAGATATTCAATTGAAGGAAATTACTGGCaagaaataaatgtacttGGATCTGTTCCCTGTAAAAGGAGACGACAAGCAAGTCTGTTATATGAAGATAAAGTGTACCTATTTGGGGGTTCCAG tcCATGCCCACATACTAACAATCGAGCGATTGACTTCAATGATGCCGAAAGACTTATAGATAACAGTGATCTCCATGTGTTAGACTACTCCCCATCTCTGAAAACTCTTAGTATATTGTGTGTGTTGAAGCATAATCTTGACCAAACTACTTTACCACGAGATATAGT acgTGATATTCAACTGATGGTCTTGCCTAACCGCATAAGCAGGCCTATCAACCAAGCAGGCTGA